AGTATTACTTCGTGGTGTAGAGCGGAAGGAGGTAGAGCGAGGCATGGTAGTAGCTAAGCCTGGTTCTATCAAGCCGCACACGAAGTTCAAGGCAGAGGTATACGTATTATCCAAGGAGGAAGGTGGGCGGCACACGCCATTTTTCAATGGTTATCGGCCGCAGTTTTACTTTAGGACGACAGATGTTACAGGCACCATCACGCTACCAGAGGGTGTAGAGATGGTAATGCCTGGAGACAACGTTTCGCTTTCAGCGGAGTTGATACAGCCGATTGCGATGGAAGAAGGTCTTCGGTTTGCGATTCGGGAAGGTGGCCACACTGTGGGCGCCGGTGTCATCTCCGCATTGATTGAGTAATGGTCGGAGGAGCAGTTTATGCGTAAGGAAAAGGTCAGGATTCGGCTCAAGGCCTACGATCACAGAATACTTGACCAGTCTGCTGAAAGAATTGTGGAGACCGCGCGTCGTACAGGCGCTAGGATCTCGGGCCCGGTTCTTTTGCCAACTGAGAAGGATATTTTCTGTGTAATCAGAGGGCCTAATATTGACAAGGAATCAATGGAGCATTTTGAAATGCGAACCCATAAGCGGCTAATTGACATAATTGAGCCGGGTCCTAAGACCATTGATGCGCTAATGAGGCTGGACCTGCCGAGCGGGGTTGATATAGAGATTAAGTTGTAGCGGAGAACCGAGGTTAGGTTTAAAGCTGGAAGTAATCCCAGTGATTGAGCCAGGACCTCGGTTACTCCTGGGTAATGGAGGAATGTGTAAAAATGATTAGTAGCATATTGGGCAGGAAAATCGGAATGACACAAGTTTTCGGCGACGGAGATGTCGTCGTTCCGGTTACTGTGATAGAAGCAGGTCCGGTTGTCGTAACACAAATACGAACGCCTGAAAAAGAAGGCTATAGCGCAGTTCAGGTTGGTTTTGGTGAAATCCGAGAAAAACTAGTAAACAAGCCGCTTGCTGGCCATTTTGCGAAGGCCGGGGTTTCACCAAAGCGCTATCTGCGAGAATTGCATGTCGAAGATACAAGCGACATACAAGTAGGGCAGGAATTCAAAGTTGATATCTTTCAGCCCGGAGACAAAGTGAACGTTACCGGTATTTCAAAGGGTAAAGGTTTTGCCGGCGCTGTTAAGCGATGGCATTTCCATGGCGGTCCAATGACCCATGGTTCAATGATACATCGCAAACCGCAGTCCGGTGGTGCAACGGACGCGGCAAGAACTTTCAAGGGTTCACGGAGGCCGGGTCGTATGGGTGGTGAAAAAGTCACTACCCGTAACCTGACTGTTGTCAAAGTTGACCCCGAAAAGAACTTGCTTCTCATTAAAGGAGCAGTTCCGGGTGCGAATGGCGGGCTTGTTATAGTATCTAAGACTTCATAATTGTAGGTTAGCAAAGGATGGAGGACAAAGATGCCTGAGGTAGCGGTGCTTAACACCGAAGGCGCCGAGGTAGGCAAAATAAACTTGGCACCTGAAATTTTCGAGGTTGAGCCAAACGAAAGCGTGGTGCACGCAGCAGTAGTTGCTCACCTTGCGAAAATTAGAAGGGGAACAGCGGATACAAAAGTACGTTCAGAGGTCAGCGGTGGAGGCGCAAAGCCTTGGCGACAGAAAGGTACTGGGCGTGCAAGGCAGGGGAGCATACGCGCACCTCATTGGCGGCATGGTGGCGTAGTGTTTGGTCCCCATCCTAGGGATTACGACCTTGATATGCCGAAAAAGGTACGAAGGCTGGCTATATGCTCGGCACTTTCTGCCAAATTGGCTGAAGGCGGGATCAAAGTAGTAGAGGATATTAAGTTAGATGAGATTAGCACAAAGAAAATGGTCGAAATTCTCGATGCTCTTGATGGCACAGGAAAAACCATGCTTGTGCTTGCAGAACCAGATGAGACAATCATAAAGTCAGCAAGGAATATTCCATCTGTAGCTGTGCGTATCTCGCCTTCAATTTCAGTGTACGACATTTTGAATGCTGATACTCTGATTTTTACTAAAGCCGCGCTCGCCAAGTTGCAGGAGGCTCAAATAAAATGAAAGATCCTTATCAGATAATTGAGCGCCCAATTGTAACGGAAAAAAGCATCGCTGGAACAGACCAGCGGAAGTATACATTTCGCGTCAACCGACGCGCAAACAAAATCGAGATAGCGAGAGCAATAGAGCAAATATTCAATGTCAAAGTTCAGGATGTGAATACAATAATCGTTAAAGGCAAGAAGAAAAGGCTTGGCCGCTATCCTGAGGGCAAAACGCCGGATTGGAAGAAAGCAATCGTTACATTGAAGCCAGGCCAAAAGATTGAAATTTTTGAAGGGATGTAATTGCAAATGCCTGTTAAGAGTTTTAGACCAACATCGCCGGGCAAAAGATTTCAGATTGTGCCAACCTTTGAGGAAATAACGGCAAAAGAACCTGAGAAGTCGCTGACACGGCCGCTAAAGAAAAGTGGTGGGCGAAATTCGCTTGGCCGCGTCACGGCTCGCCATAGAGGCGGAGGACATAAGCGCCTTTATAGGGTGATAGACTTCAAGCGCGATAAGGAAGGCATACCAGGCAAGGTTGTTAGCATTGAGTATGACCCAAACCGGTCGGCACGCATAGCGCTAGTTGTCTACGCCGATGGCGAAAAGCGTTATATATTGGCGCCGCTGGGCTTGAACGTGGGAGACACCGTAATCTCAAGCCCAACTGCAGATATAAAACCTGGTAACGTTTTGCCGTTAAGCAATATTCCTGTTGGTACAATCGTTCATAATGTTGAGCTTACACCAGGCAAAGGTGGCCAACTCGTGCGTAGCGCAGGTGCTGGTGCACAAGTAATGGCAAAAGAAGGTAAATATGCACACCTGCGGCTACCATCGGGCGAAGTACGCCTAGTTTTGCTTACCGCTAAAGCCACAATCGGACAAGTAGGCAACGTCGAACATGAGAACATTTCGCTCGGTAAAGCAGGCAAATCGCGTCATCTAGGTATCAGACCGGCGGTTCGTGGTGTAGCCATGACGCCTAGAGATCACCCGCATGGTGGTGGCGAAGGCAAATCTCCAGTTGGGCGCAAGACACCCGTGAGCCCTTGGGGTAAGCCGGCTTTAGGGCGAAAAACTAGACATCGCAAAGAAACCGACAAGTTTATCATCAAGAGAAGGAAATAGGGGGTCGAGAAATGGCGAGATCTTTAAAAAAGGGACCTTACGCTGATCCGAAGCTCTTGAAGAAAATTGAGGAAATGAATGCCAAGGGCGAAAAGCGGATTATCAAAACGTGGTCGCGTCGTTCTACGATCTTTCCTTCAATGATAGGACATACGATAGCAGTTCACGACGGACGAAAACATGTGCCAGTGTTCATTACTGAAAACATGGTGGGTCACAAACTAGGAGAGTTTGCGGTAACTAGGACATTTAGAGGACACGGTGGCCATACTGAAAGGTCAACAGCATTGAAGTAAACCTGGCAAAGCTTGGGCTACCTAAAGTTTTTAAGGGGAAGTCCAAGTTAACTTTGGTTCATCGTTTGGCAAATTATTGGAGGTTTTAAATGGAGGCAAGAGCAGTAGGGCGCTACTTAAGAGTCACACCCAGAAAAGCTAGATATGTGTTGGATTCGGTACGGGGTATGACCGCAAACGAAGCCCTAGCATTGTTAAAATTTGTACCAAATGAAGCGGCGAGATACATATCTCGCTTAATTGAATCGGCTATTGCAAACGCCGAGCATAACTATAATCTTGACAGAAATGCCTTGCGGCTATCTCGTGCTTATGTTGACCAGGGGCCATCGCTGAAGCGCATTCGGCCAAGGGCAATGGGGCGAGCATACCGAATACTTAAGCGCACAAGCCATATTACTGTTGTTTTAGAGGAGGATGAGAGCCTGAAGGCAGCGGCTTCTAAGCCGCCCAAGCAGCGCAGAAGTCCTGCCCAGCGTGTGAAGAAACAGGCTGCAGAAACTCCTGCTCCGCAAGCTCAGCCGGAAGCCCAAAAGAAAGAGCAAGCCGAGGAGACAACGGAGTAGCGAAGGAGGATAAACGATTGGGTCAGAAAGTTCATCCAATAGGTTTTAGAATCGGTGTCATACGAGATTGGGAAAGCAAGTGGTATGCCGATAAGGGGTATGCGGCTAATCTGCTTGAGGATATTCAAATTCGCAGATACATAAAGAAGAAGCTATTCGCCGCTGCCATCTCAAGAATAGAAATCGAGCGTGCCGCTAATAGGATAAAGGTCACGCTGCACACAGCGAGGCCAGGGATTATTATCGGCCGCGGCGGTAAGGGCGTTGACGAGCTGAGGCTTGCACTCGAGAAGATGACAGGCAAACAGGTCCATGTGAGCGTTCAAGAAATCCGACGTCCTGAGCTAGATGCACAATTAGTAGCCGAAAGCATAGCCGCTCAAATTGAAAAGCGAGTCTCGTATAAGAGAGCAATGCGGCAAGCCGTGCTACGAACAATGAGAATGGGCGCAAAAGGTATAAAGGTCACAGTTTCAGGCAGACTTGCTGGTGCAGAAATGGCTCGAAGCGAATCAGACAAACAAGGCAAGATACCACTTCAAACCTTGCGTGCCGACATTGATTATGGTTTTACCGAGGCTAGAACCACCTATGGCAACATTGGTGTTAAGGTTTGGATATATCGGGGAGACGTCCTTCCTGGTCAAAAGGCTGAAACAGAGACGACTAAAACACTCGAAACCATGCCATTAAGCGTAGGAAGAGAAGAGCAAAGAAACGAAGAGCGTGTTGAGAGTCGTCCACGGCGCGGCGGCAAACGTTCTGCGCGTTCCGAAGAAGGAGAGTAGCTCAAAATGTTAATGCCCAAAAAAGTCAAACATCGAAAAATGCAACGTGGTTCGTTGGCTGGCAAGGCAAAAGGTGGTACTACCTTAAACTTTGGTGAATATGGCCTTCAGGCTTTGGAATCTTGTTGGTTAACAAGCAACCAAATCGAGGCAGCCCGAATCGCGATGACCAGGCATATTAAAAGGGGCGGCCAGATCTGGATAAGAGTATTTCCAGATAAATCAGTAACAAAAAAGCCTGCGGAAACTCGAATGGGAAGTGGAAAAGGTGCACCTGAGTATTGGGTTGCAGTTGTCAAACCCGGGCGCATCTTATTTGAAATGGCAGGCGTGAGTGAAGAATTGGCAAAGGAAGCAATGAGATTGGCTTCCCACAAACTCCCAATTGCAACAAAATTTGTAACAAAGAAAGACTACGGAGAAGTTTATGAAGCGGGCACAGTATAGGGATCAACTTCGACAGAGCACTGAAGCTGAGTTGCAGCGCATGCTTCAAGATGAGAGGAGAAACCTCTTTTTGACAAGGCGTGATGCTGCTACAAAGCAATTGGAGAATCCCATGCGGATTAGAGAAATACGCAAGAATATCGCTCGCATACTGACAATTCTGCGAGAGCGAGAGCTCAAAGCCGAGAAAGGACGCTAGTAAGATATGGAAAAGCAGAGAGGTCGGCGCAAAGTAAGAAGCGGGCGTGTTGTAAGCGACAAGATGGATAAAACCGTCGTTGTTGCAATCGAGTCCGCAATTCGTCACCCCCTTTACGGACGCATAATTCGGCGAACGAAAAAGGTAAAAGCTCACGATGAGACAAATGAGTGTAGCGTTGGTGACCTTGTAGAAATAGCGGAGACTCGCCCGCTAAGTCGTGAAAAGCGCTGGAGAGTTGCACGAATTCTGGAGAAGGCAAAATGATTCAACCTTATACTCGCTTAAAATCAGCAGATAACTCGGGTGCGCGCGAGATTATGTGCATTCGAGTGCTCAAAGGTTCGAACAATCAGTTTGCAAATGTCGGCGACATAATAATCGGAACCGTAAAGTCGGCGACACCTGGGGCCGCCGTGAAGAAAGGCGATGTCGTCAGGGCAGTTGTTGTTAGGACGAAGCAACCAATACGTCGGCCAGATGGTTCGTATCTGCGATTTGACGACAATGCGGCTGTTGTTATTACAAACCAAAATGAGCCGCGTGGCACACGGATTTTTGGGCCGGTAGCCAGGGAGCTTCGAGAAAAGAACTTCATGAAAATTATATCCCTTGCTCCGGAAGTACTGTAGGGGAGATAAAGATGGGCATCAAAATCAAAAAAGGCGACGAAGTTGTAGTTTTGGCTGGCAAAGATAAAGGCGCACGGGGAAAGGTTATCCATACCTTTCCAAGGGAAGGCAAAGTTATAGTCGACGGCGTCAACATTGTTACGAGGCATCAGCGGCCAAGAAGAACAACGCGAGCAACGCCGCAGACACAGACCGGTAGAATTCAAAAGCCTGCGCCACTAGCCGTGGGAAAGGTTATGCTCATCTGCCCTCGATGTGGTAAACCTACTCGCGTAGGACATACAGTTGCTGAAGATAACAAGCGAGTAAGAGCCTGCAAGAAGTGCGGCGAAATCATAGATATGGTATAAGGGAGCACCAGACAATGGCGCGTTTGAAAGAGTATTACAAAAAAGAAGTAGTGCCTGCCATGATGAAGCAGTTTGGATACAAGAACATCATGGAGGTTCCTAGGATAGAAAAAATAGTGATAAATATGGGTGTTGGGCAGGCTGTTCAGGAGCCAAAGCTGCTTGATGGGGCTGTTCAAGACCTTTCTCTAATTACAGGTCAGCGCCCCGTGGTTACAAAAGCAAAAAAATCCATAGCTAATTTCAAAATCCGGGCAGGAATGCGAATAGGGGCAAAGGTTACCCTTCGGGGCGACCGCATGTATGAGTTCCTGGACAGGCTGTTGAATGTCGTTCTCCCGAGGGTTCGAGACTTCGGCGGAGTTTCACCAGACTCGTTTGATGGACGCGGAAACTTTGCCTTAGGGCTAAAAGAACAATTGGTCTTCCCAGAGATAGACTATGACAAAATTGATAGAGTGCGAGGAATGGACATCATAATAGTAACAACTGCCAAAACAGACGAGGAAGCTCGCGCTTTATTAAAACTTATGGGAATGCCATTCAGGGAGCGTTAGGAGGATCACGTGAAAACATATAAGGCGGACGCTATCCGAAATATAGGACTTGTGGGGCACGGAGGTTGCGGAAAAACCTCTCTAACTGAGGCTTTGCTTTTTACCTCAGGGGCAATAGACAGGCTCGGCAAGGTAGATGATGGAACAACCACTTCTGATTATGACCCAGATGAGGTAAAGCGCAAGATTAGTATAAACGCAACAATGGCGCCCTGCGAGTGGAAGAACGTCAAGGTCAACTTGATTGACACACCGGGATATGCTGATTTTGTAGGCGATGTAAAAGGTGCGTTAAGGGTATCTGATGCTGTGGTCATAGTTGTTTGCGCAGTCTCAGGCATCGAAGTAGGCGTGGAAACAGCATGGGATTTCGCCGACGAATATGGCGTTCCCAGAGCCTTTTTTATCAATAAAATGGAACGCGAAAACGCAGACTTTTACGCCGTCTACGAGGCATTAAAGGTTCGCTACGGTTCCCGAGTTGTACCTTTGAATCTTCCGATTGGTTCTCAAGATACGTTCAAGGGAGTTGTAGACCTTATTAACATGAAAGCAATCACCGGCGCTGGCAACCAAGCTTCTGTGGGTGAAATCCCAAGTGATATGGCCGAGGCTGTT
This genomic interval from Armatimonadota bacterium contains the following:
- the tuf gene encoding elongation factor Tu (EF-Tu; promotes GTP-dependent binding of aminoacyl-tRNA to the A-site of ribosomes during protein biosynthesis; when the tRNA anticodon matches the mRNA codon, GTP hydrolysis results; the inactive EF-Tu-GDP leaves the ribosome and release of GDP is promoted by elongation factor Ts; many prokaryotes have two copies of the gene encoding EF-Tu) — its product is VLLRGVERKEVERGMVVAKPGSIKPHTKFKAEVYVLSKEEGGRHTPFFNGYRPQFYFRTTDVTGTITLPEGVEMVMPGDNVSLSAELIQPIAMEEGLRFAIREGGHTVGAGVISALIE
- the rpsJ gene encoding 30S ribosomal protein S10 codes for the protein MRKEKVRIRLKAYDHRILDQSAERIVETARRTGARISGPVLLPTEKDIFCVIRGPNIDKESMEHFEMRTHKRLIDIIEPGPKTIDALMRLDLPSGVDIEIKL
- the rplC gene encoding 50S ribosomal protein L3, giving the protein MISSILGRKIGMTQVFGDGDVVVPVTVIEAGPVVVTQIRTPEKEGYSAVQVGFGEIREKLVNKPLAGHFAKAGVSPKRYLRELHVEDTSDIQVGQEFKVDIFQPGDKVNVTGISKGKGFAGAVKRWHFHGGPMTHGSMIHRKPQSGGATDAARTFKGSRRPGRMGGEKVTTRNLTVVKVDPEKNLLLIKGAVPGANGGLVIVSKTS
- the rplD gene encoding 50S ribosomal protein L4, which encodes MPEVAVLNTEGAEVGKINLAPEIFEVEPNESVVHAAVVAHLAKIRRGTADTKVRSEVSGGGAKPWRQKGTGRARQGSIRAPHWRHGGVVFGPHPRDYDLDMPKKVRRLAICSALSAKLAEGGIKVVEDIKLDEISTKKMVEILDALDGTGKTMLVLAEPDETIIKSARNIPSVAVRISPSISVYDILNADTLIFTKAALAKLQEAQIK
- the rplW gene encoding 50S ribosomal protein L23; the protein is MKDPYQIIERPIVTEKSIAGTDQRKYTFRVNRRANKIEIARAIEQIFNVKVQDVNTIIVKGKKKRLGRYPEGKTPDWKKAIVTLKPGQKIEIFEGM
- the rplB gene encoding 50S ribosomal protein L2; its protein translation is MPVKSFRPTSPGKRFQIVPTFEEITAKEPEKSLTRPLKKSGGRNSLGRVTARHRGGGHKRLYRVIDFKRDKEGIPGKVVSIEYDPNRSARIALVVYADGEKRYILAPLGLNVGDTVISSPTADIKPGNVLPLSNIPVGTIVHNVELTPGKGGQLVRSAGAGAQVMAKEGKYAHLRLPSGEVRLVLLTAKATIGQVGNVEHENISLGKAGKSRHLGIRPAVRGVAMTPRDHPHGGGEGKSPVGRKTPVSPWGKPALGRKTRHRKETDKFIIKRRK
- the rpsS gene encoding 30S ribosomal protein S19, whose translation is MARSLKKGPYADPKLLKKIEEMNAKGEKRIIKTWSRRSTIFPSMIGHTIAVHDGRKHVPVFITENMVGHKLGEFAVTRTFRGHGGHTERSTALK
- the rplV gene encoding 50S ribosomal protein L22 — translated: MEARAVGRYLRVTPRKARYVLDSVRGMTANEALALLKFVPNEAARYISRLIESAIANAEHNYNLDRNALRLSRAYVDQGPSLKRIRPRAMGRAYRILKRTSHITVVLEEDESLKAAASKPPKQRRSPAQRVKKQAAETPAPQAQPEAQKKEQAEETTE
- the rpsC gene encoding 30S ribosomal protein S3, producing MGQKVHPIGFRIGVIRDWESKWYADKGYAANLLEDIQIRRYIKKKLFAAAISRIEIERAANRIKVTLHTARPGIIIGRGGKGVDELRLALEKMTGKQVHVSVQEIRRPELDAQLVAESIAAQIEKRVSYKRAMRQAVLRTMRMGAKGIKVTVSGRLAGAEMARSESDKQGKIPLQTLRADIDYGFTEARTTYGNIGVKVWIYRGDVLPGQKAETETTKTLETMPLSVGREEQRNEERVESRPRRGGKRSARSEEGE
- the rplP gene encoding 50S ribosomal protein L16, whose translation is MLMPKKVKHRKMQRGSLAGKAKGGTTLNFGEYGLQALESCWLTSNQIEAARIAMTRHIKRGGQIWIRVFPDKSVTKKPAETRMGSGKGAPEYWVAVVKPGRILFEMAGVSEELAKEAMRLASHKLPIATKFVTKKDYGEVYEAGTV
- the rpmC gene encoding 50S ribosomal protein L29; the protein is MKRAQYRDQLRQSTEAELQRMLQDERRNLFLTRRDAATKQLENPMRIREIRKNIARILTILRERELKAEKGR
- the rpsQ gene encoding 30S ribosomal protein S17 produces the protein MEKQRGRRKVRSGRVVSDKMDKTVVVAIESAIRHPLYGRIIRRTKKVKAHDETNECSVGDLVEIAETRPLSREKRWRVARILEKAK
- the rplN gene encoding 50S ribosomal protein L14, with amino-acid sequence MIQPYTRLKSADNSGAREIMCIRVLKGSNNQFANVGDIIIGTVKSATPGAAVKKGDVVRAVVVRTKQPIRRPDGSYLRFDDNAAVVITNQNEPRGTRIFGPVARELREKNFMKIISLAPEVL
- the rplX gene encoding 50S ribosomal protein L24, whose product is MKIKKGDEVVVLAGKDKGARGKVIHTFPREGKVIVDGVNIVTRHQRPRRTTRATPQTQTGRIQKPAPLAVGKVMLICPRCGKPTRVGHTVAEDNKRVRACKKCGEIIDMV
- the rplE gene encoding 50S ribosomal protein L5, giving the protein MARLKEYYKKEVVPAMMKQFGYKNIMEVPRIEKIVINMGVGQAVQEPKLLDGAVQDLSLITGQRPVVTKAKKSIANFKIRAGMRIGAKVTLRGDRMYEFLDRLLNVVLPRVRDFGGVSPDSFDGRGNFALGLKEQLVFPEIDYDKIDRVRGMDIIIVTTAKTDEEARALLKLMGMPFRER